The following proteins come from a genomic window of Streptococcus pneumoniae:
- a CDS encoding mucin-binding protein: MVPKTATSTETKTITRIIHYVDKVTNQNVKEDVVQPVTLSRTKTENKVTGVVTYGEWTTGNWDEVISGKIDKYKDPDIPTVESQEVTSDSSDKEITVRYDRLSTPDKPTPEKPEIPSPQEPGTPGEPTPEKPIPQPNPEHPSVPTPNPELPNQETPTPDKPTPEPGTPKTETPVNPDPEVPTYETGKREELPNTGTEANATLASAGIMTLLAGLGLGFFKKKEDEK, encoded by the coding sequence GTGGTTCCCAAAACAGCAACCTCTACTGAGACGAAGACTATAACGCGTATCATTCATTACGTTGATAAAGTTACGAACCAAAATGTAAAAGAAGATGTTGTTCAACCTGTAACCTTAAGCCGTACAAAAACTGAGAACAAGGTCACGGGAGTTGTAACCTACGGTGAATGGACAACAGGAAACTGGGACGAGGTTATATCTGGTAAGATTGACAAGTACAAAGATCCAGATATTCCAACAGTTGAATCACAAGAAGTTACGTCAGACTCTAGTGATAAAGAAATAACGGTAAGGTATGACCGTTTATCAACACCAGATAAACCAACTCCAGAAAAACCAGAAATTCCAAGTCCTCAGGAACCAGGTACTCCAGGTGAACCGACTCCAGAAAAACCAATCCCACAACCAAATCCAGAGCATCCAAGTGTTCCGACACCAAACCCAGAACTACCAAATCAAGAGACTCCAACACCAGATAAACCAACTCCAGAACCAGGTACTCCAAAAACTGAAACTCCAGTGAATCCAGACCCAGAAGTTCCGACTTATGAGACAGGTAAGAGAGAGGAATTGCCAAACACAGGTACAGAAGCTAATGCTACCTTGGCTAGTGCTGGTATCATGACCTTGTTAGCTGGTCTAGGATTAGGATTCTTCAAGAAAAAAGAAGATGAAAAATAA
- a CDS encoding MucBP domain-containing protein: MNIILIAKLLRENTNTKANALNNGWARSGSEEFKKFSHFVGVDKGIVRTNVLTGKKLSDKIRKEVGSGDSKLGKGGYFSTGDVLLGKDVVSYTVQVFSENNERVGVNTQSHRVQYNLPILADFSVIQDTVEPSRTVVEKIIPKLNIPEEEKGKITEEIKKKKKTSELAELILENVKVRYVDEQGRLLSLKNDTGIGEKESDGTYITNKKQLIGTSYNVTDKKLSSMTTTDGKYYTFKEADTNSASLTGNIVSEGRTVTLVYRESEAPTTATVTANYYKEGSQEKLAESVIKADLAIGSEYTTESKTIEGKTTTEDKEDRVITRKTTYTLVATPANAYQKTVQQLTITTVRMLRKQWFPKQQPLLRRRL; the protein is encoded by the coding sequence ATGAATATAATTCTAATCGCCAAACTTTTGAGAGAGAATACAAATACAAAAGCAAATGCCCTTAATAATGGTTGGGCTAGATCTGGTTCTGAAGAGTTCAAAAAGTTCTCCCACTTTGTAGGGGTAGACAAAGGGATTGTGCGAACGAATGTACTGACTGGTAAAAAACTATCTGATAAGATTAGGAAAGAAGTGGGCTCTGGAGATAGCAAACTAGGAAAAGGCGGCTATTTCTCTACTGGGGATGTTCTATTAGGAAAAGATGTTGTTTCTTATACCGTACAAGTATTTTCAGAGAATAATGAAAGAGTAGGAGTAAACACTCAAAGTCACCGTGTTCAGTATAATCTCCCAATTCTAGCTGACTTTTCAGTCATCCAAGATACTGTGGAACCATCACGAACCGTTGTTGAAAAAATCATTCCAAAACTAAATATTCCCGAAGAAGAGAAAGGGAAAATAACCGAAGAAATCAAGAAAAAGAAAAAAACCTCAGAATTGGCAGAACTAATCTTAGAAAATGTGAAAGTTCGCTATGTTGATGAACAAGGGCGTTTGCTATCATTGAAAAATGATACTGGAATTGGAGAAAAAGAAAGTGACGGAACCTACATTACCAATAAAAAACAACTGATTGGTACCAGCTACAATGTCACAGATAAAAAACTCAGTAGCATGACTACTACTGACGGAAAATATTATACTTTTAAAGAAGCAGATACAAATTCTGCAAGTTTAACTGGGAATATTGTAAGCGAAGGTAGAACAGTGACCTTAGTTTATAGAGAAAGCGAAGCGCCAACCACTGCTACAGTAACAGCCAATTACTATAAAGAAGGTAGCCAAGAGAAGTTGGCAGAGTCTGTTATAAAAGCTGATTTAGCGATAGGTTCTGAGTATACCACAGAATCAAAAACTATTGAAGGGAAAACAACAACTGAGGACAAAGAAGACCGAGTTATCACAAGGAAAACAACATACACCTTGGTAGCAACTCCTGCAAATGCGTACCAGAAGACGGTGCAACAGTTGACTATTACTACCGTGAGAATGTTGAGGAAACAGTGGTTCCCAAAACAGCAACCTCTACTGAGACGAAGACTATAA
- a CDS encoding DEAD/DEAH box helicase — protein sequence MKTKLPTEWQELSDQLGFQEFTPIQTQLFEPLLAGENLLGVSQTGTGKTLAYLLPSLLRLQKKKAQQLLILAPNTELAGQIFDVCKTWAEAIGLTAQLFLSGSSQKRQIERLKKGPEILIGTPGRIFELIKLKKIKMMNVETIILDEFDQLLDDSQIHFVEKITHYAPRDHQLVYMSATTKFDQEKIVPNTRTIDLSDQKLDNIQHFYMQVDQRHRVDMLRKLAHVEDFRGLVFFNSLSDLGNAEEKLQYRDILTVSLASDVNVKFRKIILEKFKDNQLTLLLATDLLARGIDIDSLECVVNFDIPRDSETYTHRAGRTGRIGKEGYVITLVTHPEEIKKLKKFASIREIVLKNQELYIK from the coding sequence ATGAAAACCAAACTACCGACTGAATGGCAAGAACTGAGTGACCAACTCGGTTTCCAAGAATTCACCCCCATTCAAACTCAACTATTTGAGCCCCTTCTTGCTGGAGAAAACCTCCTAGGAGTGAGCCAAACCGGAACTGGTAAGACCCTAGCGTATCTCCTACCAAGTCTTCTCAGACTACAAAAGAAAAAAGCCCAACAACTCTTGATTCTAGCACCAAACACGGAACTTGCTGGACAGATTTTTGATGTATGTAAAACGTGGGCAGAAGCTATCGGATTGACTGCTCAACTCTTCCTTTCAGGTTCAAGTCAGAAACGACAAATTGAACGTCTTAAAAAGGGGCCAGAAATTCTGATTGGAACTCCTGGCCGTATCTTTGAACTCATTAAACTTAAAAAAATCAAGATGATGAATGTGGAAACCATCATCCTGGATGAATTTGACCAATTACTAGATGATTCTCAGATTCACTTTGTAGAAAAAATCACTCACTACGCACCTCGTGACCACCAACTGGTCTACATGAGTGCCACGACCAAGTTTGACCAAGAAAAGATTGTGCCGAATACACGCACTATTGATCTCTCTGACCAAAAATTGGACAATATCCAGCATTTCTACATGCAGGTAGACCAACGTCATCGAGTGGATATGCTACGAAAACTGGCTCATGTAGAGGATTTCCGTGGTCTAGTCTTCTTCAATAGCCTGTCAGACCTTGGGAATGCCGAGGAAAAACTACAGTATCGTGATATATTGACTGTTTCCCTCGCTAGTGATGTTAATGTTAAATTTAGAAAAATCATCTTAGAAAAGTTTAAAGATAACCAACTAACCCTGCTTCTTGCAACTGACCTTTTGGCTCGTGGAATTGATATCGATAGCCTAGAATGTGTCGTAAACTTTGATATTCCTAGAGATAGCGAAACCTACACACACCGTGCTGGTCGTACTGGCCGTATAGGCAAGGAAGGATATGTTATTACTCTCGTCACTCATCCAGAAGAAATCAAAAAACTTAAAAAGTTTGCAAGTATCCGAGAAATTGTCCTAAAAAACCAAGAACTCTATATCAAATAA
- a CDS encoding Gfo/Idh/MocA family protein has translation MLKLGVIGTGAISHHFIEAAHTSGEYQLVAIYSRKLETAATFASRYQNIQLFDQLEVFFKSSFDLVYIASPNSLHFAQAKAALSAGKHVILEKPAVTQPQEWFDLIQTAEKNNCFIFEAARNYHEKAFTTIKNFLTDKQVLGADFNYAKYSSKMPDLLAGQTPNVFSDRFAGGALMDLGIYPLYAAVRLFEKANDATYHAQQLDNSIDLNGDGILFYPDYQVHIKAGKNITSNLPCEIYTTDGTLTLNTIEHIRSAIFTDHQGNQVQLPIQQAPHTMTEEVAAFAHMIQQPDLNLYKTWLYDAGSVHELLYTMRQTAGIRFEAEK, from the coding sequence ATGCTAAAATTAGGTGTCATCGGAACTGGCGCTATCAGCCATCATTTCATAGAAGCAGCCCATACCAGTGGAGAATACCAACTGGTCGCAATCTATTCTAGAAAACTAGAAACTGCAGCAACCTTTGCTTCTCGCTATCAGAATATCCAACTATTCGATCAATTAGAAGTCTTCTTCAAATCTTCTTTTGATTTAGTCTATATCGCCAGTCCAAACTCCTTACATTTTGCTCAGGCAAAAGCTGCCTTGTCTGCTGGTAAACATGTTATTCTCGAAAAGCCAGCTGTCACTCAACCACAAGAATGGTTTGATTTGATTCAAACAGCTGAAAAAAATAACTGTTTTATCTTTGAAGCAGCTCGTAATTACCACGAGAAAGCCTTTACTACTATCAAAAACTTTTTAACAGATAAGCAAGTGTTAGGAGCAGATTTCAACTATGCCAAATACTCTTCCAAGATGCCTGACTTGTTGGCTGGACAAACACCAAATGTCTTTTCAGACCGTTTTGCTGGTGGAGCCCTCATGGATTTGGGGATTTATCCCCTCTATGCTGCTGTTCGTCTTTTTGAAAAAGCTAATGACGCGACTTACCATGCTCAACAGCTTGACAATAGCATTGACCTAAATGGAGATGGTATCCTCTTCTACCCAGACTATCAAGTTCACATCAAGGCTGGAAAAAACATCACTTCCAATCTTCCTTGCGAGATTTATACAACAGATGGAACCTTGACTCTCAACACGATTGAGCATATTCGCTCAGCTATTTTTACCGACCACCAAGGAAATCAAGTCCAGCTTCCTATCCAACAGGCTCCTCATACGATGACTGAGGAAGTCGCTGCATTTGCACACATGATCCAGCAACCAGATCTGAATCTCTACAAAACTTGGCTGTATGATGCAGGCTCTGTTCATGAGCTACTATATACCATGCGCCAGACTGCTGGCATTAGATTTGAGGCAGAAAAATGA
- the gla gene encoding aquaglyceroporin Gla: MDFTWALKYATEFLGTAILIILGNGAVANVELKGTKGHQSGWIVIAVGYGMGVMIPALMFGNVSGNHINPAFTLGLAVSGLFPWAQVVPYIIAQVLGAIFGQALVVATYRPFYLKTEKPNNILGTFSTISSIDHGTKESRYAATVNGLINEFVGSFVLFFAALGLTKNFFGAEVLQFMKQKAIEAGQTVDFSDLAIKAQVAPHTASGLSVAHLALGFLVMALVTSLGGPTGPALNPARDLGPRLLHAFLPKSVLGEHKGDSKWWYSWVPVVAPIAAAIAAVAVFKFLYL, from the coding sequence ATGGATTTCACATGGGCACTGAAGTATGCCACTGAATTTTTGGGAACTGCCATTTTGATCATTCTTGGGAATGGTGCAGTTGCCAACGTTGAACTTAAAGGTACGAAAGGTCACCAAAGTGGCTGGATCGTCATCGCTGTTGGTTATGGTATGGGGGTTATGATCCCAGCCTTGATGTTTGGTAACGTATCTGGGAATCACATCAACCCTGCTTTCACTCTAGGGCTTGCAGTTAGCGGTCTTTTCCCTTGGGCACAAGTGGTACCTTACATTATCGCGCAAGTCTTGGGGGCTATCTTTGGCCAAGCCTTAGTTGTGGCAACATACCGTCCATTCTACTTGAAAACTGAAAAACCAAATAACATCTTGGGAACTTTCTCAACTATTTCAAGTATTGACCATGGTACAAAAGAAAGTCGCTATGCAGCAACTGTCAATGGTTTGATTAATGAGTTTGTTGGTTCATTTGTTTTGTTCTTTGCAGCTCTTGGTTTGACTAAAAACTTCTTTGGTGCTGAAGTGCTTCAATTCATGAAACAAAAGGCAATAGAAGCAGGACAAACAGTTGATTTTTCTGACTTGGCTATTAAAGCACAGGTGGCTCCACACACTGCTTCAGGACTTTCTGTGGCTCACTTGGCACTTGGATTCCTCGTTATGGCTTTGGTAACATCACTTGGAGGACCTACAGGACCCGCCTTGAACCCAGCCCGTGACTTGGGACCACGTCTCCTTCATGCTTTCCTTCCAAAATCAGTTCTTGGTGAGCATAAAGGCGATTCAAAATGGTGGTATTCTTGGGTACCAGTAGTAGCACCTATCGCAGCAGCAATTGCGGCAGTAGCTGTATTCAAATTCCTTTATCTCTAA
- the pgdA gene encoding peptidoglycan-N-acetylglucosamine deacetylase PgdA, translating into MNKSRLGRGRHGKTRHVLLALIGILAISICLLGGFIAFKIYQQKSFEQKIESLKKEKDDQLSEGNQKEHFRQGQAEVIAYYPLQGEKVISSVRELINQDVKDKLESKDNLVFYYTEQEESGLKGVVNRNVTKQIYDLVAFKIEETEKTSLGKVHLTEDGQPFTLDQLFSDASKAKEQLIKELTSFIEDKKIDQDQSEQIVKNFSDQDLSAWNFDYKDSQIILYPSPVVENLEEIALPVSAFFDVIQSSYLLEKDAALYQSYFDKKHQKVVALTFDDGPNPATTPQVLETLAKYDIKATFFVLGKNVSGNEDLVKRIKSEGHVVGNHSWSHPILSQLSLDEAKKQITDTEDVLTKVLGSSSKLMRPPYGAITDDIRNSLDLSFIMWDVDSLDWKSKNEASILTEIQHQVANGSIVLMHDIHSPTVNALPRVIEYLKNQGYTFVTIPEMLNTRLKAHELYYSRDE; encoded by the coding sequence ATGAATAAAAGTAGACTAGGACGTGGCAGACACGGGAAAACGAGACATGTATTATTGGCTTTGATTGGTATTTTAGCAATTTCTATTTGCCTATTAGGCGGATTTATTGCTTTTAAGATCTACCAGCAAAAAAGTTTTGAGCAAAAGATTGAATCGCTCAAAAAAGAGAAAGATGATCAATTGAGTGAGGGAAATCAGAAGGAGCATTTTCGTCAGGGGCAAGCCGAAGTGATTGCCTATTATCCTCTCCAAGGGGAGAAAGTGATTTCCTCTGTTAGGGAGCTGATAAATCAAGATGTTAAGGACAAGCTAGAAAGTAAGGACAATCTTGTTTTCTACTATACAGAGCAAGAAGAGTCAGGTTTAAAGGGAGTCGTTAATCGTAATGTGACCAAACAAATCTATGATTTAGTTGCTTTTAAGATTGAAGAGACTGAAAAGACCAGTCTAGGAAAGGTTCACTTAACAGAAGATGGGCAACCTTTTACACTTGACCAACTGTTTTCAGATGCTAGTAAGGCTAAGGAACAGCTGATAAAAGAGTTGACCTCCTTCATAGAGGATAAAAAAATAGATCAAGACCAGAGTGAGCAGATTGTAAAAAACTTCTCTGACCAAGACTTGTCTGCATGGAATTTTGATTACAAGGATAGTCAGATTATCCTTTATCCAAGTCCTGTGGTTGAAAATTTAGAAGAGATAGCCTTGCCAGTATCTGCTTTCTTTGATGTTATCCAATCTTCGTACTTACTCGAAAAAGATGCGGCCTTGTACCAATCTTACTTTGATAAGAAACATCAAAAAGTTGTCGCTCTAACCTTTGATGATGGTCCAAATCCAGCAACGACCCCGCAGGTATTAGAGACCCTAGCTAAATATGATATTAAAGCGACTTTCTTTGTGCTTGGGAAAAATGTTTCTGGGAATGAGGACTTGGTGAAGAGGATAAAATCTGAAGGTCATGTTGTTGGAAACCATAGTTGGAGCCATCCGATTCTCTCGCAACTCTCTCTTGATGAAGCTAAAAAGCAGATTACTGATACTGAGGATGTGCTAACTAAAGTGCTGGGTTCTAGTTCTAAACTCATGCGTCCACCTTATGGTGCTATTACAGATGATATTCGCAATAGCTTGGATTTGAGCTTTATCATGTGGGATGTGGATAGTCTGGACTGGAAGAGTAAAAATGAAGCATCTATTTTGACAGAAATTCAGCATCAAGTAGCTAACGGCTCTATCGTTTTGATGCATGATATTCACAGTCCGACAGTCAATGCCTTGCCAAGGGTCATTGAGTATTTGAAAAATCAAGGTTATACCTTTGTGACCATACCAGAGATGCTCAATACTCGCCTAAAAGCTCATGAGCTGTACTATAGTCGTGATGAATAA
- a CDS encoding aldo/keto reductase, with protein MNTYQLNNGVEIPVLGFGTFKAKDGEEAYRAVLEALKAGYRHIDTAAIYQNEESVGQAIKDSGVPREEMFVTTKLWNSQQTDEQTRQALEKSIEKLGLDYLDLYLIHWPNPKPLRENDAWKTRNAEVWRAMEDLYQEGKIRAIGVSNFLPHHLDALLETATIVPAVNQVRLAPGVYQEQVVAYCREKGILLEAWGPFGQGELFDSKQVQEIAANHGKSIAQIALVWSLAEGFLPLPKSVTTSRIQANLDCFGIELSHEERETLKTIAVQSGAPRVDDVDF; from the coding sequence ATGAATACCTATCAATTAAATAATGGAGTAGAAATTCCAGTATTGGGATTTGGAACTTTTAAGGCTAAGGATGGAGAAGAAGCCTATCGTGCAGTGTTAGAAGCCTTGAAGGCTGGTTATCGTCATATTGATACGGCGGCGATTTATCAGAATGAAGAAAGTGTTGGTCAAGCAATCAAAGATAGCGGAGTTCCACGTGAAGAAATGTTCGTAACTACCAAGCTTTGGAATAGTCAGCAAACCGATGAGCAAACTCGTCAAGCTTTGGAAAAATCTATAGAAAAACTGGGCTTGGATTATTTGGATTTGTATTTGATTCATTGGCCGAACCCAAAACCGCTCAGAGAAAATGACGCATGGAAAACTCGCAATGCGGAAGTTTGGAGAGCGATGGAAGACCTCTATCAAGAAGGGAAAATCCGTGCTATCGGCGTTAGCAATTTTCTTCCCCATCATTTGGATGCCTTGCTTGAAACTGCAACTATCGTTCCTGCGGTCAATCAAGTTCGCTTGGCGCCAGGTGTGTATCAAGAACAAGTCGTAGCTTACTGTCGTGAAAAGGGAATTTTATTGGAAGCTTGGGGGCCTTTTGGTCAGGGAGAACTATTTGATAGCAAGCAAGTGCAAGAAATCGCAGCAAATCACGGAAAATCGATTGCTCAGATAGCCTTGGTCTGGAGCTTGGCAGAAGGATTTTTACCACTTCCAAAATCTGTCACAACCTCTCGTATTCAAGCTAATCTTGATTGCTTTGGAATTGAACTGAGTCATGAGGAGAGAGAAACCTTAAAAACGATTGCTGTTCAATCGGGTGCTCCACGAGTTGATGATGTGGATTTCTAG
- the glyQ gene encoding glycine--tRNA ligase subunit alpha: MSKKLTFQEIILTLQQFWNDQGCMLMQAYDNEKGAGTMSPYTFLRAIGPEPWNAAYVEPSRRPADGRYGENPNRLYQHHQFQVVMKPSPSNIQELYLESLEKLGINPLEHDIRFVEDNWENPSTGSAGLGWEVWLDGMEITQFTYFQQVGGLATGPVTAEVTYGLERLASYIQEVDSVYDIEWADGVKYGEIFIQPEYEHSKYSFEISDQEILLENFDKFEKEAGRALEEGLVHPAYDYVLKCSHTFNLLDARGAVSVTERAGYIARIRNLARVVAKTFVAERKRLGYPLLDEETRVKLLAEDAE; encoded by the coding sequence ATGTCTAAGAAATTAACATTTCAAGAAATTATTTTGACTTTGCAACAATTTTGGAATGACCAAGGTTGTATGCTTATGCAGGCTTATGACAATGAAAAAGGTGCGGGGACAATGAGTCCTTACACTTTCCTTCGTGCTATCGGACCTGAGCCATGGAATGCAGCTTATGTAGAGCCATCACGTCGTCCTGCTGACGGTCGTTATGGGGAAAACCCTAACCGTCTCTACCAACACCACCAATTCCAGGTGGTCATGAAGCCTTCTCCATCAAATATCCAAGAACTTTACCTTGAGTCTTTGGAAAAATTGGGAATCAATCCTTTGGAGCACGATATTCGTTTTGTTGAGGACAACTGGGAAAACCCATCAACTGGTTCAGCTGGTCTTGGTTGGGAAGTTTGGCTTGACGGAATGGAAATCACTCAGTTCACTTATTTCCAACAAGTCGGTGGATTGGCAACTGGCCCTGTGACTGCGGAAGTTACCTATGGTTTGGAGCGCTTGGCTTCTTACATTCAAGAAGTAGACTCTGTCTATGATATCGAGTGGGCTGATGGTGTAAAATACGGAGAAATCTTTATCCAGCCTGAGTATGAGCACTCAAAATATTCATTTGAAATTTCGGACCAAGAAATTTTGCTTGAAAACTTTGATAAGTTTGAAAAAGAAGCTGGTCGTGCATTAGAAGAAGGCTTGGTACACCCTGCCTATGACTATGTTCTCAAATGTTCACATACCTTTAATCTGCTTGACGCGCGTGGTGCCGTATCTGTAACAGAGCGTGCAGGCTATATCGCTCGTATCCGTAACTTGGCCCGTGTTGTAGCCAAAACCTTTGTTGCAGAACGCAAACGCCTAGGTTACCCACTTTTGGATGAAGAAACACGAGTTAAACTTTTAGCAGAAGACGCAGAATAG
- the tuf gene encoding elongation factor Tu, which translates to MAKEKYDRSKPHVNIGTIGHVDHGKTTLTAAITTVLARRLPSSVNQPKDYASIDAAPEERERGITINTAHVEYETEKRHYAHIDAPGHADYVKNMITGAAQMDGAILVVASTDGPMPQTREHILLSRQVGVKHLIVFMNKVDLVDDEELLELVEMEIRDLLSEYDFPGDDLPVIQGSALKALEGDSKYEDIVMELMNTVDEYIPEPERDTDKPLLLPVEDVFSITGRGTVASGRIDRGIVKVNDEIEIVGIKEETQKAVVTGVEMFRKQLDEGLAGDNVGVLLRGVQRDEIERGQVIAKPGSINPHTKFKGEVYILTKEEGGRHTPFFNNYRPQFYFRTTDVTGSIELPAGTEMVMPGDNVTIDVELIHPIAVEQGTTFSIREGGRTVGSGMVTEIEA; encoded by the coding sequence ATGGCAAAAGAAAAATACGATCGTAGTAAACCACACGTTAACATTGGTACTATCGGACACGTTGACCACGGTAAAACTACCCTAACTGCAGCTATCACAACTGTTTTGGCACGTCGCTTGCCTTCATCAGTTAACCAACCTAAAGACTATGCGTCTATCGATGCTGCTCCAGAAGAACGCGAACGCGGTATCACTATCAACACTGCGCACGTTGAGTACGAAACTGAAAAACGTCACTACGCTCACATCGACGCTCCAGGACACGCGGACTACGTTAAAAATATGATCACTGGTGCTGCTCAAATGGACGGAGCTATCCTTGTAGTAGCTTCAACTGACGGACCAATGCCACAAACTCGTGAGCACATCCTTCTTTCACGTCAGGTTGGTGTTAAACACCTTATCGTCTTCATGAACAAAGTTGACTTGGTTGACGACGAAGAATTGCTTGAATTGGTTGAAATGGAAATCCGTGACCTATTGTCAGAATACGACTTCCCAGGTGACGATCTTCCAGTTATCCAAGGTTCAGCACTTAAAGCTCTTGAAGGTGACTCTAAATACGAAGACATCGTTATGGAATTGATGAACACAGTTGATGAGTATATCCCAGAACCAGAACGTGACACTGACAAACCATTGCTTCTTCCAGTCGAGGACGTATTCTCAATTACTGGACGTGGTACAGTTGCTTCAGGACGTATCGACCGTGGTATCGTTAAAGTCAACGACGAAATCGAAATCGTTGGTATCAAAGAAGAAACTCAAAAAGCAGTTGTTACTGGTGTTGAAATGTTCCGTAAACAACTTGACGAAGGTCTTGCTGGAGATAACGTAGGTGTCCTTCTTCGTGGTGTTCAACGTGATGAAATCGAACGTGGACAAGTTATCGCTAAACCAGGTTCAATCAACCCACACACTAAATTCAAAGGTGAAGTCTACATCCTTACTAAAGAAGAAGGTGGACGTCACACTCCATTCTTCAACAACTACCGTCCACAATTCTACTTCCGTACTACTGACGTTACAGGTTCAATCGAACTTCCAGCAGGTACTGAAATGGTAATGCCTGGTGATAACGTGACAATCGACGTTGAGTTGATTCACCCAATCGCCGTAGAACAAGGTACTACATTCTCTATCCGTGAGGGTGGACGTACTGTTGGTTCAGGTATGGTTACAGAAATCGAAGCTTAA